Within Astyanax mexicanus isolate ESR-SI-001 chromosome 2, AstMex3_surface, whole genome shotgun sequence, the genomic segment GAAGACTATACTGGATACGAGTACTTACATTGTTACCAAACAGCTCCAATACAAAAGTGGATACGCTCCCATTTATGCCGATCAGGATGTTGACACTGGTGAGGACGACGTAAGCAGTGCTGGGGATTTCAAATAGGAACGAGGCTGGGTACATCAGAGGAGTGATGGACCACctggaaagaaaggaaaaaatagccATATAACGTACTGTATATGCACCTAATCGTTTATTGTAAAATAACGAATGGCTGCCTCAGAATAACTTAAGTTTGGTCCACTTACCCATACAAAAGCAACAACAGGGCCAGCACAGGAAGGTTGGTTGCAGAGACATAGGCTTTTTGTTGGAAGCACACAAAGATGAGGATGACCAGGGTTGCTGGCACAACATAATTGCACTGTAAAACAGAAAGATAGTGTTCaacatatgtttaaaaaaaagcaaaaaaggcaGTAAAGGAATATTATGTGTGTAAACTTATGCgttaaataaatacaagaaaACTGTCACATACCATATCCCAGATGAAGTTGGCCAGCCAGTACAGGAACGGCTGTACACCACTGATGAACTGCATGTGCTTGGCTTTGTTCACACGCTCTTGGATGAGGAAGACTACGAAGCTGGCAGGAACgaaggacatggcaaaaatcacacAGATGGACACCAGCACGTCCACTGAAGTGGTGACCCTGAAacgatataaataataaaagaaaaagtgagaaaacaaGTAATAAAACTATGAGTTCCTAGTTCTGAATGATTAGAAAGCAATGTAATAATGTGATTAGAGCAACAGTAGTTGACAGTCATATAAAATGATCAATCTGTAGTGAAACTGTACTTACAGTGCAACCTGGGAGAGCTGCTCTTTGGTAAGGTTCAAAGGGTGGTTGAAGGCTGTTATGCCATATTTACTTGGATCCTTTTCCGGGGGCAGATTGGCACGTAGGATACCATTGTTCATCACATTGAGGAAAGCTCCGATACTATGCCAGCCCTTGTTATTGAACCAGAtctgaaaaaaacataattctaatTATTAACATAAGTACATTATTAACTAATAAATGGGCTTTatagtttaaactgcagagcggcGCAGAAACACTGACACGTGCACATAGAAGTATAAACGCGCTCTGCTGCGTAGAGCACTCTTGCTGAAGACGCGTAGGCTACAGCGTAGGtttgacacagaagtataaattaggCTTTAAATTATCCAGACCTCCCAATAACCAGAACTAATAAAAAAGGGATTTTTACCCAATTACTTATCCCCACTGCTTTTTAATGTCCCAAGCCAAAATACTGAAGTATTTTCAAAGCACACTGTTTTTTCCAGTTTGGAGCCTACTGTAATTTTGTATAAACATACAGGGAAGTGTAAAACAAAACatggataaaataaaattaataaaggtgaggctatacagaatgcccagcctctttattatTTCCACCAACCGAAACCTTTTTTCCACGAACCTTGGGGTTTATACCGCAGTGTGAACCGAACCATGAAATTTTcagtaccgttacacccctagtgaCCATACTTAGTGGCTGTGTGTATAATCCAATGAAGTATAATCCAAAATTCATTATCATAAAGATTGGTTGGAATCAGGAAACAGACAGGCAGGTACAACACTGGCAAATCAATACTGCTACGGCCAGGAGGGGGAGCCATTACACCTTTTGTATTAAAATGTGCTATAAAGATACATTTAAACATGGTGTTGCCTTGTCTTAATTCTAACATCAACTTACCTTCACATTATTTTTGGTGTCCAGGCCATTGATGAAAGCAGAAAGACTCTTTAAGAAGCGATCAGCTGCTGTCCCAGAGTTCTAGACacacaaagtaaaaaacattatCCATAATTTGCCATTGTCCTCAATGTTGGGAACTTGATTTTTGTGGAAATGAtatttatgtaataataataatcattagctCACCTTTTCTAAGTTAAAGATTACCCTCACTCGAGCAATGGCATCATCAATCTCCTCAGCAGGTGGAAGAACCTGAGTACTTCTAGCACCCAGTGAGAAACCTCCATATCTGAACTCGTTCACCCAGACCTTGTtcttcaaactgaaaaaaaaagcaaaatagaaaATTATGAAATTAAATGAATTGTCAATAATAAGTCAAATAATCTATCACACTTAGTTGTGTTCAGCTATGTTTGGTTTATGTGCTGCaataaccaaataataatacCTTTTGCCAATGATCTGAGCGTATGTCTTCACAAGGTAATCAGAGATGTTTCTTCCAGTCAGATTTTGGAGGGTGTCCCTCTCGCTGATCTTAATCTGTGGAGGTGGCAGTCCTCCAGCACTGGCAGGGCATTCTGGGAGCATCTTTTTCTTGCCGTCACTGCTGCACTCGCACGCTGGCGAGGGATTGTCCATGGTCCAGTTTTGCGACATTAACACTTCCAGCACACTTTCTGGAACCTCAGGTATGGACCAGTCATCATCGCCTATAGTGCACGGAGCATCTCTgcaaacattttcacacaaagGAAGCTTAGAATAATAATCTCTGCTAAAAGTATAAATACATTAgatttcatttgttttacttCATTTGGTTTGCTTACTGTCATTAATTTACTTACGGAATTGGCTCTCCTTCCATGCAGCGTGTTCCAAAGCCAGGGCCTTCCATTAGAGCAGCAAGTAATCTTTGTGTGCTGGCATCTTCAGGTGCATCATTGCTGTTGGGAAAAGCAAGCAAAAAGGATTTGAAAATTCTTtggaaaaacatttaaataaaaaaatattaaaagacatTTAGTCATATaagccatatacagctctggaaaaaaataagacaccgcttaaaaattatgagtttttttttattttaccaaattgaaaacctctggaatataattaggaggaagatggatgatcacaaccatcaaagcaagctgaactgcttgaatttttgcttaacgttatccaaaagcagtatgtaagactggtggaggagaacatatcaagatgcataaaaactgcataaaaactagatttattccaccaatttctgaactcttaaaactttataaatatgaacttgttttctttgcattatttgaggtctgaaagctctgcataatttttatttaattttatttttattaagagttatttcagccatttctcattttctgcaaataaatgctctaattgacaatatttatacttggaattttggagaaatgttgtctgtagtttatagaataaaacaacaatctccATTTTattcaaacttatacctataaatagcaaaatcagatttttgtgaaaaactgattcagaaactgaagtggtatcttatttttttctagagctgtatgacAGATATTATGAAATGACTGCGTTAAAGTTCTGTCACATAATTACAGGTGTAGCATAAGGTTATAAAATAGGTTTACATACCTAATAAAAGTGACCTGATCCTCATACATCCAAGGCTGAAGGGCAAGGCTGGGGTATTTTCCGAATGGGGGAACAATAAGACTGAAGACCAGAGCAATGCACACAAATACAGCAGGAAGAACAatctgcaaaacaaaaacaaaattagaCACTCCAAAGTTGTCATAAGACTGCAGTGTAGTTAACACTTAACTCTCTGGAGTCCACAAACCTACCAGCCATCTCAATGTTTCTATTATTATCTGTAATAATATAGCATTGACAAATATAGAATTTCATACTCTGGTGTGTTTGTGGGCCCAGAGGGTTAAACTATGACTCATGATAAAATAACCAGAAACAAATGTACTTGTTCATTATTCAATATTGTTCAATTTAAGAATCAAGGCTGTGATCAGTGGGATGGTTTAATTGAGTTGTTCATTTATGTAAGAACTGAGAGAACACTTTATTCATACCTGTGCAAAAAAGCCTTTCCTAGAACGACGGGCATACAGGAACCTCTTCCACAGCAAGGCCAGGAACTGCTGTCTCTTCAGACTCCAGCCCTGAATCTGGTATGAGCCTTTACCATCCAAACCACTCAAGTAATCTGTCTCTCTGGACTCTGGagagtaaaaaaataacagaagaCTAATGAATAGATCTGTTTATAAAACAtacttacaataataaataatagtttatttcTTTCAGTCAGTGTAAAGAAATGAGTTCACTGGTTAAAGCTTTACCTGGATCAACTTCTGATTCATTGCCATCATATCGGTCATCTTCAGTCAATGGTTTAAGGCAGCTCTGGTGATCAGCTCCGAAAGCATGTCGTCTGCGCCGGCGTATAGGGAAGGTACCATCTGTGCAGAAGAAAATGTGCATTAGACAAGATATTCTCATTTCTCTTAATTATCTAAAATTGTGGTAACACTTTAGTTGGATAGTCTATTATAGATGCCTTATAGATGCTCCCCGAACATTCACCTTTCATTCAACTTACTTTATACagaatatctattaaatgcaagAGAACCTTTAGCTAAATGTACAAGATTCTTAATGTTTATGTTAACCTTTACCCAAggctttaatcaaccctaaaacctaagcctaaccctaacattaCCCCAAAACTGACATCtaagaataattaaaaattaactaagaattcatttgcatttaattgaGGTTTAGTTGAACTGCAGTTGAGGATCCACAAGGCATCAACAAGAGACCAGCAAAGTAaagtgtttaacccttgtgtggtgttcgggtctgtgggatccgttttcatttttcatcaaatgatacaaaaaaaatattttttcgaactcaaactcattggcattggctaattttttgtgaaaaacatatatcaaaacacattttcgataaacacacactgtacacatcccccccccccccccccacacacacactcacatttatattacatacagtatgtttggccgagggctaataaacattgcttcatttgtaaatttgaaactaaacaaatgttctactcatatcttgagtttaattcattttcttttacattttattaaaaaactaataaaaaaagagtagcactttttaaaagaaatgtaacataagaaaggtaaagggcaaatattaaccatgtaagctgtttatattgcttgcaatttaggtgaagcaagtgtgtgtaaagcattttaatgtaaaattgcttaattttgctgaattaaatacaagttacaaagtaaacgagtaacaaaaatatgaacaccacacaagggttaagtaaaaAGCGCTGATGGAAGAAGTCTTACCTGACAATATTTCAGTATCAACCCCACTGTCCTCTGCCACTTTTAGGAATATCTGAAGAcagcacaaaaaaacatcaaggcAATGCAAAGAGAAAGGATAAAGATTTTGCCATTTGCAAATTACTAggtgattaaaataatataaatataaatattaatataaatggtGTTGTACCTCTTCAAGAGTGGTGTCAGAAACTCCATAGCTAGAGATGCCTAAATCAGCAAGGTGATCATCCATATCGTGAAAGAGTTCAACAAAGGCTCCGTCTTTGGCGGATTCGTAGGGGAGGATGTAGGTGATTTCATGGCCCAAGTCCTCCACCATGCGTGCGTTGGGGACATGCTTAATGATCAGACCTGAGATTAGAGAGATGTCTGCAGGAACAATAGGTGAGTCAGTCCATGAAGAGCCTGCAGGTACATTCAGAACCAGGTACACAGAGGGTTAGTAGTGAGGTTAAAACCAGGGTTGAGAATGTAGAATGTGTTAGAGGTTAGTTGTTAGTTGTTATGTTTTCTCTTGCCAATACATTAAAACTTAGCTAAGACTAATACATTGACATGCCACATATCATGGGACaggactttattatttatttttgtgtgccATGATTTTTGCCACACTCCATAGAAGctgaagaacgctgcactgacatGGAGTTCATGCattcctgcactgaatgtggatgtggtttCTTAATCTAATTtcttgtctgttgctttgttgctTGTGTGCATGGCCATGGTCATTTCAGTCATGATCAATACCactcactgcgctgtccactgcgGGTGGTAATGCTTTCCAAGGTGTATTCCTGGTATACATATCGTACTATGATTGATGAAGGTTAAattttggaaatggaatgtcccatccatctggcaccgaGAAACAGGACACACTCGAACACGTCATAACCGATTAACattttgtcccatgacttttggcatgtcagtgtaaaaagaaAACTTGAAAGTGATTCACTCATACCACTGTCACATCAACACCTAGTAACTCaaattttcttgtttttgttttacacCTTCTAGAAAATCTAGAAACATCTCATGATTAAAATGGTCCTCATGTAATAGTTTACAATCTCGAAGCATTAACATGCTGTACATTAAACCTGAGAATGTCTTTCTTTCCCCTAAAAAGATAACACTGTAGAAGTAAAAGGTTTTGATATgacagtgaaaataaaaaaatgcatgcatCTATAAAACCTAtgctcaggtaaaaaaaaaaaaagtcaaaagctTACCAATAGCTGTAGCAGCATCACTCTCATGATCGCTGCCCAGTCCAGCATCTGAACTGCTCTCAGAGGCTTCATCATCCTGAAACAGACCATTCAAACCatgacatttcttttaaaaaaaaatcaccttcatACCATTCATTCTGTGTCAACAAGAGCCGCATCTCACCTTCTTGACGTAAGacacagtgctgctggagttcctgCAGGAGCTGAGAGAAGCTTCCGGTTCTTTCTTAACCAAAGTGAGGTAGTATCCAGTTCCCAGATGGGTCTTCAGGAAGAGAGAGGAGCCCACACAGCACAGCTTTCCATGAGAGATGATGGCAATGCGGTCACCCAAGATGTCTGCTTCATCCATGTGATGAGTGGAAAGAATGATAGTGCGACCTACAGGAAGACCCAGAGTATTGATGTTTAGTTTAGAGCAGCGGTTCCCAACCTGAATCATTGTGTGACCAACATAAAAATGTAATTGATCatttaaaatctaaacaaatTGATTGATAAGCATAAATCGCCTCAGGAACTTTGTAACATAAGACGCAGATTTTAACTAGTTACACTTGATGTGTAAAAATTTTGACTCAGCCTCACACCAATATTAACATAACTAGATTTCTAACCCTCCAATTAGCTTTGTGGTCCACGTGACTAGTGtaataaatgaacattttaatttaCACTGCCAGGAATATTTAGATACACAGTACCAGACTTTCTTCAGTATTGTAATGGTTGgatttggctggattttctcagtcagctttatgaggtagagtcacattgaatgactttcagttaacagctgtgctgaaattttCAAggattaattacttaaattttttgCCTATTAATGTGTTCGagaacatcagttgtaaattTATGATGAGGTAGACTTAGTATACAATGAATAGTCCTATTtgtgtaatgttttaatccatactatgacaagaactactcaactaagtaaagaaaaaatactttaagaaatgaaggtctgtcaatctgaaaaatctcaaagaaaaatatcctcaagtgcagtcgcaaagaccatcaaaaatgttatgataaaactggctctcatcagaaacaCCCCAAGAAAGGAAGCCCAAGTGATACCTCTTTTGCACAGGACAAGAGCCAAAACACTTtacagagtgttttggtttgtttagcacttttaagttactacaggattcattatgtgttccttcacagtctgacttcagtatttatttacaatgtaggaaacaaaataaaataataaaaagctttaattagaaggtgtgtccaaacctttgactggaagTGTATATTATCAGTATTTTACttaacaaaactttaaaaagaagACCCTATTAATACCACTGTGACCCACTAGGGACTGTAGCACACAGGTTGAACGCCACAGCTAGTGCATTATCTTTTTAGTACCTAAACTGTAAGAACCTTTCTGTGTGCTCTCATTTCAGTTTAAAGTTAAcatatgaataatatatatttattactataCATATTCATATTATAGACTTAAATTGTAAAGGGGAACCATTAATCATTACCTGTGCGGTACTTCAGCAGGAGGTCCCAGATGCCTCTGCGAGCGTATGGGTCCACACCAGCAGTCGGTTCATCCAGAATGACGACCTTTGATCCTCCGACAAAAGCAAGAGCCACTGAGAGCTTCCTCTGCATGCCACCTACACAAGGCAAACATAATTAATATTCAATATATAGGCCAATGCCAAATCTGTCAAAGCTTATTCACTGATCTTCTCAAAGGTCCATTCCACTCACCAGAGAGCTCACATGTCCTGGACTTGCGTTTATGTGGAAGTCCAGTATCATACAAAATCTGGTCGATCTCAGCCTTCACCTCTTCTTCAGAAAGTCCTTTGAGACGTGCATAGAACCACACATGCTCCTCCACTGTCAGCCTAAACAGACACAACAACACCATGAGACCAGTGTTTCAGTCAAAACAAACCCACCAATCCCTGAACTTACAGAAAAGGTCAAACACTGTGAAGTGAAGAACATTACTGGCAAGAGCTCAAGAGGTTTCTGAATCACTTCCTTTTTTGAGGAATATGCTGCACATCAATACGTGAAAGCACttacagaagcactttactaGTCAAAATGCGGCTTTCAGGTGTGATCTAATGTAGCCTGTGCAAAATGTAGGTCTGGGATATGGAGAACACTTACATGCTGAAGAGGACATTGTGCTGAGGGCACACTCCCAAACTCTGCCGGATGGCACTCAGCTCTGAGCGGATGTCTTTTCCCATGATGTATGCTGTGCCGGAGGTTGGTGGAAACAGACCAGTCAGGATGGACctgaaaacattgaatgaacatCATTTGTAAGAATCAATTATTGGTAACACATTTTTGTATGATATTACTGCAAAATATAAACACACCCCTCCAGGGTTTCATAGTATGTGAACAGAGCAATCACTTAACACCCTGGGCGTTAACCAGAGGTTTTAATTGAATATGACACTTAATTTAACcttgtaaaaatacagtaaactacTGAAGACCACAGCTGCCAATTTTTCAGCAAACTTCacattttacagtaaaacacTATAATACATTTATAGTAATTAACTGTTCATTTAAATCATAGTAGTAACCTTGTAAAAATGCGATAAAATATGTGCGACCAATACTAGCAGTAGTTTACTttgcttctgtaaaaaaaaaatattaaagtgcAGTTACAAAAGATCCATATCATATTTTTGCATCACAATATGTTAATTCTGTATGAAATGCCTGttttttcagaataaaaggataataaaattaaaaagtagcTGTACACTTTAGAGCCAGAAGTAATTAACTACggttaaaaactgcattttttaaaaataggttATATTGTTTAGCATTTTAGCTCCAGCTTAAAATTAAGAAACAACTTCAGTGATCATCCACATATtagtaaaaaattgtaaaaaatgtttaaaccattataaaaaaaaacacttatttatcagcTGCTTACATGGTGGTAGTTTTCCCTGCTCCATTGTGACCCAGGAAGGAGGTAATCTGGCCCTCGTAGAATCCCAGCGTTAAGTCATCCACAGCCAGCTTTTTGCCATGGCGGTAAACCTTAACTAGGTTCTCGATGTATACTCCCATATCAAGGTGAGTAGGCTCTTCCTCAATGCACACAgctataaacagataaataacacATTATGAAGTAGTGTCTAGAGAAACATCATTTTTTGCTGTGTGTCATCAATGTTTCGAGTAAGTGTAATGCTCTTACCTCCTGAATTTGCTTTTCTTCCTTTCAGAATTGGTGTCGGCCTTTGGTCTCCTTCTCCGAACCAGTAAGACTTGGTAAATGGGAAGTACCATGGTCTGGGGATGCCATACTGACCAGGGAACACAGCCTCTATGTACCATGTCATTACACCATAGATGAAGGCGTCAACGTACATTATGATAATGGAGGTGGTGAGGCTGTAGTCATCTTTCTCCATTGGGCTGGAGAAGAGGTTTTTCCACTGGATGCCCACTCCCTGCTCCTCAAACAGAGCAAAGTACTCACACCCAAACCCAAACGCCACTGGGGACAGCAGGCTCTGCACATAAACAAGAAAAGAGGCAACGATATGAGATAAAGGATTCAGCATTGCACATCCAGACACATTGTCATGGTTATTATCTATTTTacaaatatatagatgtattttataatattggTTCCTGGCTAAATATATCATATTTAGTCTTGAGTATTTGTGTGTAAGAAGTCTATTTTTTTAGTGAAAACCACACCAAAGAGACTTCCAATTCCCCTGTtaaagtatacagctctggaaaacacaagagaacacttcagttcttaaattggtttctctgattttgctatttataggtctatgtttgagtaaaatgaacattgttgatttattctttGAACTTCCTTGaacagaatcaatatttggtaaaaataaccctggtttttaatcacagttttcgtgcatcttggcatgttctcctccaccagtcttacacactgcttttggataactttatgccactcctggtgcaaaaaatcaagcagttcagcttggtttgatggcttgtgatcatccatcttactcttgattatgttccagaggtttttaatttggtaaaatcacagaattgtacctattatttttttccagagctgtatatgtaggtCATAACAGGTTAAAGAAACACAGAAAGGTATACTTATGGTAGAATTATACTAGCATCCCTTTCTTAATAGAGATATTATGAAAATCATGCTGTATCGTGGTGTGGAGGATGTAAACTTACAGCAATGACTTTGGCAGGGAGGCCAATGTAATCCTGCCAGGCCACGCACAGCACATAGGGCAGGTAGAGCGTAAAGTAGATGATTCCTCCACAGGCAGCAGCCAGGTTGGCCCGAGCGAACACTGTGCTGATGAGAAAACACTGCATGATGGTGACCACAGCAAAGGAGCCCAAGAAGAGGAAGACCACCCCAGGGTCACTGTAGGGGAGCAGGTTGCCCATCTGCAGAACAGaagaaaatcacaataataagtAATGAGTAGCAATAGTGTTCATTATTCctggatataaaaaatataaaatgattaaatgaatgtgtctatattttattgtatgttttacATTATATAAAAGTAGTTCTAGCTTGAACAGAGCCAGTTCCACAGAGTTTGTTGGCTGGCTTTGACATCATAATTCAATtgaaaaaataagtaattatcCTCCGAGCTTTTTATTATTGATCTATATCTATAAGAACCACTCTATCAAGCCTCAGCTGAGTAATTGGTCCTGCACTTGTATGGTTTGCTATTATTGTTACTAAGAAAAGCTTGTTGGATTGTCCACTTAAGCTGTTTCCACCACAAACCACAAAAACATTTGGCACTGAGCTGCACTGGACGTGTCTCAAAGTCTGATTCACTGCTTTAAGGCCCGGCATCTGGCAGGTTCTAGGAGATCATTCTCATGCTTATAATTCCTttgtaattactgaataataattcttatattttatttgttttttatttgtttttagttcatttgccaGGGAATTAAGAAGTAGTTATGAAACATCAAGGTGTGCGACTCACTAAAGAGGATCTTATGAACATTATAAAAGCTTTGCATGTACATGCATCTTATGTACCATGGATGCTAATAATTTCTGGCCTTGTTGAGAGATGTAACTGAAGAGtggtataaaaaaacaataccttGAGCAGAAGCACCAGCAGTCCAGCACTCATGAGTAGAGGGATGAGGCTGCTGATAAACCAGCTGAACCACAGGATCCCGTTGTCCAATCCCATAATCCTCATGGTTTCCTTGAGGCGGGCTTCTTTCTCGTAGACCACGCCTTTTATAATGATGGCCACAGAGTACATCCAGGCGAGGGTCATGAAGAGAGGCATGGAGCGACTCATCACACGCAAGAAACTACAAGAGAGAATAGACAACAATGATAATAATGTCATTAAAATACTACAggttgttattactattatttacatcACTTTCCCTATGAAAGGTTAATAAGGAATAACAGAAACTTACATGTCATCCACATAGCAGGGGTAAGGCATCTGCTGGATGTAGACTCCAGTCTTCTCCTTGGTTCCTGTAACTGCTCTGATTATGCTTTGCTCTATTACGTCCTGCAGGTAAGAGAATCCGCCCCAAACATACCGAAGATCC encodes:
- the abca1b gene encoding phospholipid-transporting ATPase ABCA1b isoform X2, with the protein product MSISTQLRLLLWKNFTYRRRQTLQLLIEIVWPLFIFFILIAVRLNYPPYEQHECHFPNKAMPSAGTLPWIQGIVCNANNPCFRHPTPGESPGVVGNFNDSIISRLFSDAKKILLYSQNDKSLDGFKELIHAVKALQNNTSGFKLKDFLNDNETLSTFLIQNASFSENYVQDILKADVNLEKVLTKGFGVHLRDMCNTTLLEDFVNITNKKVAKLTQESICSSSKTWLNQAERHFMANLDFFKPLRSDSRPETREARKVAKAADNLLENLGSLAVELASMRSWSDLRNEILFLTRNATGSPSQMYQAVSRIVCGHPEGGGLKIKSLNWYEDSNYKALFGNYNSSDEEPVSVYDNTSTPFCNNLMKNMETNPISRMIWRALKPLLMGKILYTPHTPATHKIIKEVNRTFQELGVLRDLGGMWEETRPKAWNFMEHSEEMDLLRTLLQNNVTAAFFSAQLTGTQWSVQDVISFLTKQSEDTRPHGTAFTWRDVFNETDQAIMSISRFMECVNLDKLEPVSTEEKLINDSLGLLDNRKFWAGIIFPDIQSNSSELPPHVNYKIRMDIDNVERTNKIKDAYWDPGPRADPFEDLRYVWGGFSYLQDVIEQSIIRAVTGTKEKTGVYIQQMPYPCYVDDIFLRVMSRSMPLFMTLAWMYSVAIIIKGVVYEKEARLKETMRIMGLDNGILWFSWFISSLIPLLMSAGLLVLLLKMGNLLPYSDPGVVFLFLGSFAVVTIMQCFLISTVFARANLAAACGGIIYFTLYLPYVLCVAWQDYIGLPAKVIASLLSPVAFGFGCEYFALFEEQGVGIQWKNLFSSPMEKDDYSLTTSIIIMYVDAFIYGVMTWYIEAVFPGQYGIPRPWYFPFTKSYWFGEGDQRPTPILKGRKANSGAVCIEEEPTHLDMGVYIENLVKVYRHGKKLAVDDLTLGFYEGQITSFLGHNGAGKTTTMSILTGLFPPTSGTAYIMGKDIRSELSAIRQSLGVCPQHNVLFSMLTVEEHVWFYARLKGLSEEEVKAEIDQILYDTGLPHKRKSRTCELSGGMQRKLSVALAFVGGSKVVILDEPTAGVDPYARRGIWDLLLKYRTGRTIILSTHHMDEADILGDRIAIISHGKLCCVGSSLFLKTHLGTGYYLTLVKKEPEASLSSCRNSSSTVSYVKKDDEASESSSDAGLGSDHESDAATAIGSSWTDSPIVPADISLISGLIIKHVPNARMVEDLGHEITYILPYESAKDGAFVELFHDMDDHLADLGISSYGVSDTTLEEIFLKVAEDSGVDTEILSDGTFPIRRRRRHAFGADHQSCLKPLTEDDRYDGNESEVDPESRETDYLSGLDGKGSYQIQGWSLKRQQFLALLWKRFLYARRSRKGFFAQIVLPAVFVCIALVFSLIVPPFGKYPSLALQPWMYEDQVTFISNDAPEDASTQRLLAALMEGPGFGTRCMEGEPIPDAPCTIGDDDWSIPEVPESVLEVLMSQNWTMDNPSPACECSSDGKKKMLPECPASAGGLPPPQIKISERDTLQNLTGRNISDYLVKTYAQIIGKSLKNKVWVNEFRYGGFSLGARSTQVLPPAEEIDDAIARVRVIFNLEKNSGTAADRFLKSLSAFINGLDTKNNVKIWFNNKGWHSIGAFLNVMNNGILRANLPPEKDPSKYGITAFNHPLNLTKEQLSQVALVTTSVDVLVSICVIFAMSFVPASFVVFLIQERVNKAKHMQFISGVQPFLYWLANFIWDMCNYVVPATLVILIFVCFQQKAYVSATNLPVLALLLLLYGWSITPLMYPASFLFEIPSTAYVVLTSVNILIGINGSVSTFVLELFGNNEIGGINDILKNVLLIFPHFCLGRGLIDMVKNQAMADALERFGENRFRSPFEWDMVGKNLFAMAVEGVVFFIITVLIQYRFFFKPKSLSAKLSPIGEEDEDVARERQRIVSGAGQGDILELRELTKVYKRKQKPAVDRLCVGIPPGECFGLLGVNGAGKTTTFKMLTGDTVVTSGEAFLARKSILREIDQVHQNMGYCPQFDAINDLLTGREHLEFYAILRGVPEREVCEVAEWGIRKLGLVKYSDKAAGSYSGGNMRKLSTAMALIGGPPVVFLDEPTTGMDPKARRALWNCIHSVIKEGRSVVLTSHSMEECEALCTRMAIMVNGRFRCLGSVQHLKNRFGDGYTIILRVAGPDPDLQPVMKFIESELPGSTLKEKHRNMLQYQLPSSVSSLAHIFSILAKHKDFLRIEDYSVSQTTLDQVFVNFAKDQSDDHSDHSIRRKEAAAVDIPLLSLLAPLKTEDNPKESFV